Proteins encoded in a region of the Flavobacteriaceae bacterium HL-DH10 genome:
- a CDS encoding glutamine--tRNA ligase/YqeY domain fusion protein: MSEERKSLNFIEQIIEEDLAKGMSKNDLRFRFPPEPNGYLHIGHTKAIGISFGLGEKYNAPVNLRFDDTNPAKEEQEYVDAIKEDISWLGYKWDKELFSSDYFQQLYDWAILFIKEGKAYVDSQSSEAMAEQKGTPTQPGVDGPYRNRTVAENLDLFERMKAGEFEEGSHILRAKIDMQHTNMLMRDPIMYRILKKHHHRTGNDWCIYPMYDWTHGESDYIEQISHSLCSLEFKPHRELYDWFLDQVIDPNLLRPKQREFARLNLSYTIMSKRKLLKLVEDKIVAGWDDPRMPTISGLRRRGYTPASLRKFVETVGVAKRDNVIDVSLLEFCIREDLNKTAPRVMAVLDPVKLVVTNYPEGKEEWLEAENNQEDERAGFRKVPFSRELYIEKEDFKEEAGNKFFRLKLGGEVRLKNAYIIKAESVEKDTNGNITEIHCTYSEDTSRKVKGTLHWVSIKHAVNAEVREYDRLFIDEAPDSYQDKDFMEFINPNSLKTIEAFVEPSLLEAKVGDRFQFQRLGYFNVDNDSTSNKLIFNKTVGLRDTWAKQKPKPQQQQSKPNNNQQSQRKAIDVIQQLGKKYTNLPEAKQLKAKSEIKELSKNVSYEELQPLFNTAVKKVGTRIAVAITLGVLLENGLEKNDAVNEFINKALEDKNDLLVLEAQSI, from the coding sequence ATGTCTGAAGAAAGAAAATCACTCAATTTCATTGAGCAAATTATAGAAGAAGATTTAGCAAAGGGAATGTCTAAAAACGACTTGCGTTTTCGTTTCCCTCCAGAGCCTAATGGTTATTTACATATAGGTCATACCAAGGCTATTGGAATAAGTTTTGGTTTAGGAGAAAAATATAATGCGCCAGTAAACCTTCGTTTTGATGATACAAATCCTGCTAAAGAGGAGCAAGAATATGTAGATGCTATTAAGGAAGACATATCTTGGTTAGGTTATAAATGGGATAAAGAATTATTCTCATCTGATTACTTTCAGCAATTGTATGATTGGGCTATTCTGTTTATTAAAGAAGGAAAAGCCTATGTAGATTCGCAATCAAGTGAAGCTATGGCAGAACAAAAAGGAACGCCAACACAACCGGGTGTTGATGGACCTTATAGAAATAGAACGGTAGCAGAAAACCTTGATTTATTTGAACGTATGAAAGCGGGAGAATTTGAAGAAGGATCTCATATTTTACGAGCTAAAATTGATATGCAGCATACCAATATGTTGATGCGTGATCCTATTATGTATCGGATTTTAAAAAAGCATCATCATAGAACAGGTAACGATTGGTGTATTTACCCGATGTACGATTGGACGCATGGAGAAAGTGATTATATCGAGCAAATTTCACATTCCTTATGTTCGTTAGAATTTAAACCACACCGAGAGCTTTATGATTGGTTTTTAGACCAAGTTATAGATCCTAATTTACTTCGACCAAAGCAACGTGAATTTGCGCGTTTAAACTTAAGCTATACTATTATGAGTAAACGTAAGTTGCTTAAATTGGTTGAAGATAAAATTGTAGCAGGATGGGATGACCCAAGAATGCCAACTATTTCTGGTTTACGTCGTCGCGGTTATACACCAGCATCATTAAGAAAATTTGTTGAAACGGTAGGAGTGGCAAAACGTGATAATGTCATTGATGTGTCACTTTTAGAGTTTTGTATTCGTGAAGATTTAAACAAAACAGCACCGCGTGTTATGGCGGTTTTAGACCCTGTAAAATTAGTAGTTACGAATTATCCTGAAGGAAAAGAGGAATGGTTAGAAGCCGAAAATAATCAAGAAGATGAACGTGCAGGCTTTAGAAAAGTTCCATTTTCAAGAGAACTATATATTGAAAAAGAGGATTTTAAAGAAGAAGCTGGTAATAAGTTTTTCAGATTAAAATTAGGTGGAGAAGTACGATTGAAGAACGCTTACATTATTAAAGCCGAAAGTGTTGAAAAAGATACTAATGGAAATATTACAGAAATTCATTGTACGTATTCTGAAGATACTTCTAGAAAAGTAAAAGGAACGCTACATTGGGTATCTATAAAACATGCTGTAAACGCAGAAGTTAGAGAGTACGACCGTTTATTTATTGATGAAGCACCAGACAGTTATCAGGACAAAGATTTTATGGAATTTATAAATCCTAATTCTTTAAAAACTATTGAAGCCTTTGTAGAGCCTAGTTTATTAGAAGCTAAAGTAGGAGACAGGTTTCAGTTTCAACGCTTAGGTTATTTTAATGTTGATAACGATTCAACTTCAAATAAATTAATATTTAATAAAACAGTAGGATTGAGAGATACTTGGGCAAAACAAAAACCTAAGCCTCAACAACAACAATCGAAGCCAAATAATAATCAACAATCACAACGAAAAGCTATTGATGTTATTCAGCAATTAGGAAAAAAATATACTAATTTGCCTGAGGCTAAACAGCTTAAAGCAAAATCAGAGATTAAAGAATTATCTAAAAACGTGAGTTATGAAGAGTTACAGCCACTTTTTAATACAGCCGTTAAAAAAGTAGGAACACGTATTGCTGTTGCAATTACTTTGGGTGTCTTATTAGAAAACGGACTAGAAAAGAATGATGCTGTAAATGAATTTATAAATAAAGCACTTGAAGATAAAAATGACCTTTTAGTGTTAGAAGCGCAATCTATTTGA
- the folB gene encoding dihydroneopterin aldolase: MGKIKVENIRVFAYHGCLKEETKIGSDYRVDLEVEADLQTSAKTDDLNDTVDYVFLNRIIKEEMDMASHLLETVAKRILNRIFNEDKLVKKATVWVSKLNPPIGGDVARVTIKMTDKRKK; encoded by the coding sequence ATGGGAAAAATAAAAGTTGAAAACATTCGGGTATTTGCATATCACGGCTGTTTAAAAGAAGAAACAAAAATAGGCAGTGATTACCGTGTAGATTTAGAGGTTGAAGCCGATTTACAAACCTCAGCAAAAACGGATGATTTGAATGATACTGTAGATTATGTTTTTTTAAATCGTATTATAAAAGAAGAAATGGATATGGCTTCTCACCTACTCGAAACGGTTGCAAAACGTATTTTAAATAGAATTTTTAACGAAGATAAATTAGTAAAAAAAGCCACCGTTTGGGTTAGTAAACTAAACCCGCCTATAGGTGGTGACGTTGCAAGAGTAACAATAAAAATGACTGATAAACGTAAAAAGTGA